One part of the Sporosarcina ureae genome encodes these proteins:
- a CDS encoding aminotransferase class I/II-fold pyridoxal phosphate-dependent enzyme, which yields MKYRDRPLVQALQDFNDKNPISLHVPGHKNGMLSDLPEALRQALAYDVTELTGLDDLHEPTEAIKQAEDKLSNLYGSDRSFFLVNGSTVGNLAMLYATVQRGDSVIVQRNAHKSIFNALELTGANAVFLSPDWHEQTQTAGTVSLRSIREALAQYPNSKAAILTTPTYYGMVNKDLKAIIEICHSHNIPVLVDEAHGAHFIASKEFPKSALELGADVVVQSAHKTLPAMTMASFLHVRSQFIELERVAHYLQMLQSSSPSYLLMASLDDARYYAEMYDEDDFESFQLYRSSLIRGLSTINHVEVVETDDELKLLIRVIGHTGFILQEALEQQGVYTELTDLYQVLLILPLVKAKHVESCAHIIDKFRRAVDSVTDREDTSVEIHNFLPISTPTSVVYTANQIHTMDTEWVDIEKATGKVAADAVIPYPPGIPLVCAGERISREHAEQMHKLLTAGCRFQGAFNIERKQIIVVVE from the coding sequence ATGAAGTATCGAGATCGCCCACTTGTACAGGCGTTGCAGGATTTTAACGACAAAAACCCCATTTCACTCCATGTACCTGGCCATAAAAATGGGATGTTATCTGATTTGCCAGAGGCTCTGCGTCAAGCACTTGCATATGACGTAACAGAGTTGACAGGACTCGATGATTTGCATGAGCCGACAGAAGCGATTAAACAAGCTGAAGATAAGCTGTCCAATCTTTATGGAAGTGACCGTAGTTTCTTTTTGGTGAACGGTTCGACAGTAGGGAATCTGGCTATGCTGTATGCGACGGTTCAACGGGGTGACTCAGTTATTGTGCAACGCAATGCACATAAATCGATATTTAATGCACTGGAACTAACAGGTGCCAATGCGGTATTTCTTTCCCCAGATTGGCATGAGCAAACACAAACGGCTGGAACGGTATCGTTGAGAAGTATAAGAGAGGCACTCGCGCAGTATCCGAATAGTAAAGCAGCTATTTTAACTACGCCTACGTATTACGGAATGGTAAATAAAGATCTGAAAGCGATTATAGAAATTTGTCACAGCCATAACATACCGGTTTTAGTGGATGAAGCGCACGGTGCGCATTTTATAGCGAGTAAAGAATTTCCAAAGAGCGCACTAGAACTCGGAGCGGATGTTGTCGTTCAGTCTGCTCATAAAACACTACCTGCTATGACGATGGCATCTTTTTTACATGTTCGTTCGCAATTTATAGAGTTGGAACGAGTGGCTCATTACCTACAAATGTTGCAGTCGAGTAGCCCGTCCTATTTATTAATGGCATCTTTAGATGATGCAAGATATTATGCAGAGATGTATGATGAGGATGACTTTGAAAGTTTTCAACTATACAGAAGTAGTTTAATTCGAGGTTTATCTACTATAAATCACGTCGAAGTAGTGGAGACTGACGATGAACTAAAGTTGCTTATACGTGTAATAGGTCATACCGGGTTTATCTTGCAGGAAGCATTGGAACAACAGGGTGTGTATACGGAGTTGACGGACTTATATCAAGTGCTACTAATACTGCCTTTAGTAAAAGCGAAACATGTAGAATCATGTGCTCATATAATCGACAAATTTAGGCGAGCAGTGGATAGTGTAACAGATCGAGAAGATACGTCAGTAGAAATCCATAACTTCTTGCCAATTAGTACTCCGACATCGGTAGTCTATACGGCAAACCAAATTCATACGATGGATACAGAGTGGGTAGATATTGAGAAGGCAACAGGAAAAGTGGCGGCAGATGCCGTTATTCCCTATCCACCAGGCATTCCTCTAGTATGTGCAGGGGAGCGCATTAGTCGCGAGCACGCTGAACAAATGCATAAACTCTTGACGGCTGGCTGTAGATTTCAGGGAGCATTCAATATTGAGAGGAAACAAATAATAGTAGTAGTCGAATAG
- the tmk gene encoding dTMP kinase produces the protein MAGLFISFEGPEGAGKTTVLEEITDRLRAQGQDVVMTREPGGIPIAEKIREVILDSNHDTMDSKTEALLYAAARRQHLVEKIIPALEQGKIVLCDRFIDSSLAYQGFARELGIENVLAINLFAIEQYMPDCTIFFDVPPEVGLARIWKDKDRERNRLDLEKLDFHKQVYKGYQEVMRLDSERIQVVDAQQTPEQVVENVWRIVSSEVNIHKDS, from the coding sequence ATGGCGGGATTATTCATTAGTTTTGAAGGACCAGAAGGAGCTGGAAAGACGACTGTGTTAGAAGAGATTACAGACCGTCTGAGAGCACAAGGACAAGACGTCGTGATGACTCGAGAACCAGGTGGAATTCCTATTGCAGAAAAGATCCGTGAAGTGATCCTAGATTCGAATCACGATACAATGGACAGCAAAACGGAAGCTTTGTTGTACGCAGCCGCGCGTAGACAACATTTGGTGGAGAAAATCATACCAGCACTTGAGCAGGGTAAAATTGTTCTTTGCGATCGTTTCATCGACAGTTCATTGGCTTATCAAGGTTTCGCACGTGAACTTGGTATTGAAAATGTACTGGCGATTAACTTATTTGCGATTGAGCAATATATGCCAGATTGTACAATCTTCTTCGACGTGCCACCTGAAGTAGGACTAGCTCGAATATGGAAGGATAAAGACCGTGAACGAAATCGTCTAGATTTGGAAAAACTGGATTTTCATAAGCAGGTATACAAAGGCTATCAAGAAGTGATGCGACTGGATAGTGAACGGATTCAGGTGGTGGATGCACAACAAACACCAGAACAAGTAGTTGAAAATGTTTGGCGAATTGTAAGTTCTGAAGTCAACATACACAAGGATTCATGA
- a CDS encoding cyclic-di-AMP receptor, with translation MKLIVAVVQDQDSNRLSSALTKSDFRNTKLASTGGFLRAGNTTFLMGVEDDLVSKALDLIRDNCRSRDQMVAPVSPMGGNADSYIPYPIEVEVGGATVFVLPIEQFHHF, from the coding sequence TTGAAACTGATTGTAGCAGTGGTACAGGACCAGGATAGTAACCGATTATCTTCTGCATTGACTAAAAGTGATTTTCGGAATACAAAATTAGCCAGTACAGGTGGATTTCTTCGCGCAGGGAATACGACGTTCCTGATGGGTGTGGAAGATGATTTAGTCTCTAAAGCATTGGATTTAATTCGCGATAATTGTCGCTCTCGCGATCAGATGGTGGCACCCGTTTCACCGATGGGTGGTAATGCAGATTCATATATTCCGTATCCCATTGAGGTAGAAGTGGGCGGAGCTACTGTATTTGTCTTGCCAATTGAACAGTTCCACCATTTTTGA
- a CDS encoding YaaR family protein, with translation MKVNGEFRTGMDKLPPDPLRHAQGNNKFGQMVEKQGARLQGEQITRLFGDISNAGDRLARSRNLRDMAKYKMLIKRFLKEAVDSGIELTQSHTWNQFGEGRRLKLVQTIDEKLIALTEALLDEEESSIDLLAKIGEIKGLLINLYT, from the coding sequence ATGAAAGTCAATGGTGAATTCCGTACAGGTATGGATAAATTACCGCCAGATCCTCTTCGGCATGCACAAGGTAATAACAAATTTGGACAAATGGTAGAAAAACAAGGGGCGCGTCTGCAAGGAGAACAGATCACAAGGTTGTTTGGGGATATCTCAAATGCTGGAGATCGACTCGCTAGGTCGCGAAACTTACGTGATATGGCAAAATACAAGATGCTCATCAAACGCTTTTTGAAAGAAGCGGTAGATTCGGGTATCGAGTTAACACAATCCCATACATGGAACCAATTCGGTGAAGGTCGCCGATTGAAACTTGTTCAAACAATAGATGAAAAACTAATCGCGTTGACGGAGGCACTTTTGGATGAAGAAGAATCATCCATTGATTTACTCGCCAAAATAGGGGAAATCAAAGGTCTTCTAATCAATTTATATACGTGA
- the holB gene encoding DNA polymerase III subunit delta', with product MSEKSHDHALQSQKQVVDKLTRIHERQRIGHAYIFDGSNGAGKEAIAQYFTKLLLCMEPIENVPCETCHSCKRIESGNHPNVVMIRPDGQDIKKDQMSELIMKMTKKGYEEGRKVYVIANAERMNTSAANTLLKFLEEPEGSVTAILLTDSYSAILPTIQSRCQRISLQPMNRQDSIESLVEKGVTASMAATVTMMTANVEVAYEMAQEDSFVQRRKLVLKLVEAIEQRSQVESLLFIQTDWMPFMKEKSDCEQGLDLLLFAYRDIVAVKAGLESTIAYPDQLELFTGHSVKNTYSSLTVKIDAILQAKKRLHQNMNRTLLLEQLVLTMQEGLLFV from the coding sequence ATGTCAGAGAAGTCGCACGACCATGCATTGCAGTCTCAGAAACAAGTCGTTGATAAGTTAACGAGGATTCACGAAAGACAGCGTATCGGACATGCTTATATATTTGACGGTTCGAACGGTGCTGGCAAGGAAGCGATTGCGCAATATTTTACGAAACTACTGTTATGCATGGAGCCGATAGAAAATGTTCCATGTGAAACATGTCACTCGTGTAAACGTATAGAGTCGGGTAATCATCCGAACGTAGTAATGATTAGACCGGACGGACAAGACATTAAAAAGGATCAAATGTCCGAATTAATTATGAAGATGACGAAAAAAGGATATGAAGAAGGACGAAAAGTATATGTGATTGCGAATGCAGAACGAATGAATACCTCGGCGGCTAATACATTACTGAAATTCCTCGAAGAACCAGAAGGTAGCGTTACGGCCATTTTATTAACTGATTCCTATTCGGCCATTTTGCCAACCATTCAATCACGTTGCCAACGTATTTCGCTACAACCAATGAATCGTCAAGATAGCATAGAAAGTCTTGTTGAAAAAGGAGTTACTGCCTCAATGGCAGCGACAGTAACGATGATGACAGCCAATGTCGAAGTAGCTTATGAAATGGCTCAAGAAGATTCCTTTGTACAGAGACGGAAATTAGTGTTAAAATTAGTAGAGGCAATCGAACAGCGATCTCAAGTTGAGTCGTTACTGTTCATTCAGACAGATTGGATGCCTTTCATGAAGGAAAAAAGTGATTGTGAACAAGGGTTGGATTTGCTTCTCTTTGCATACCGTGATATTGTGGCGGTAAAAGCAGGATTGGAGTCCACTATAGCCTATCCCGATCAATTGGAACTCTTCACAGGACATTCTGTCAAAAATACTTATAGCAGTTTAACTGTTAAAATAGATGCCATCTTGCAGGCGAAAAAACGATTGCATCAAAATATGAATCGTACGCTTTTACTAGAACAATTGGTGCTTACTATGCAGGAGGGGTTATTGTTTGTTTAA
- a CDS encoding PSP1 domain-containing protein has translation MFKVVGVRFKKAGKLYYFDPLDMPIEIGDYVIVETARGVEYGKVASRSNEIDDEDVVLPLKKIIRLADEGDRERVKENEQEAKQAFDVCVGKITEHQLDMRLVDVEYTFDRNKIVFYFTAEGRVDFRNLVKDLAAIFRTRIELRQIGVRDEAKMLGGIGPCGRMLCCSTFLGDFEPVSIKMAKDQNLSLNPSKISGLCGRLMCCLKYENDAYEEAKALMPDLGKQVVTPDGVGKVVGLNLLERVLQVNMPVFERVVEYAWSEIEDLQKEIAQLTK, from the coding sequence TTGTTTAAAGTCGTAGGCGTCCGCTTTAAAAAAGCGGGTAAGTTATATTATTTTGACCCATTGGATATGCCAATTGAAATTGGCGACTATGTCATTGTAGAAACTGCGAGGGGCGTAGAGTACGGTAAAGTAGCCAGTCGAAGTAATGAAATAGATGATGAAGACGTTGTCTTGCCACTGAAGAAGATCATTCGCCTTGCAGATGAGGGTGATCGTGAACGTGTCAAAGAGAATGAGCAAGAAGCAAAACAAGCATTTGATGTCTGTGTTGGAAAGATTACAGAACATCAATTGGATATGCGTTTAGTAGATGTAGAATATACATTTGATCGAAATAAAATCGTCTTTTACTTTACTGCCGAAGGACGTGTCGATTTCCGTAATCTTGTGAAAGATCTAGCTGCGATATTCCGTACGAGAATTGAATTGCGCCAGATTGGTGTGCGGGATGAAGCAAAGATGCTTGGTGGTATTGGTCCATGCGGTAGAATGCTTTGTTGTTCAACGTTTTTAGGTGATTTCGAGCCAGTATCCATCAAGATGGCAAAAGATCAAAACCTATCATTGAACCCATCGAAGATTTCAGGTCTTTGCGGTCGCTTAATGTGCTGTCTGAAGTATGAAAATGATGCGTACGAAGAAGCGAAAGCACTCATGCCAGATCTAGGTAAACAAGTCGTTACGCCAGATGGAGTAGGGAAAGTGGTTGGGCTAAACCTATTGGAGCGTGTGCTTCAAGTGAATATGCCAGTATTTGAACGAGTAGTGGAATATGCGTGGAGTGAGATTGAGGATTTACAGAAGGAAATAGCTCAATTGACGAAATAA
- the yabA gene encoding DNA replication initiation control protein YabA, whose translation MKEVNFLDRVMDFEQQLDSMQKQFRELIGFVAEMTEENHSLRLENHHLRTRLDEIDKITQEIEEAARDERPKKLDVGEGVDNLARLYNEGFHVCNVHYGSSRKGEDCLFCLSFLNKQNG comes from the coding sequence TTGAAAGAAGTGAACTTTCTTGACAGAGTAATGGATTTTGAACAACAGTTGGATTCTATGCAAAAACAATTCAGAGAACTCATTGGTTTTGTAGCAGAGATGACTGAAGAAAACCACTCGCTTCGTCTGGAAAACCATCATCTGCGAACGCGACTCGATGAAATCGATAAGATTACACAAGAAATAGAAGAGGCCGCGCGTGATGAACGTCCAAAGAAGCTAGATGTGGGCGAAGGCGTAGACAATCTGGCACGCTTGTACAATGAAGGTTTTCATGTGTGCAATGTACATTACGGCAGCAGTCGTAAAGGCGAAGATTGTCTATTCTGCCTATCATTTTTAAATAAACAGAACGGTTGA
- a CDS encoding tRNA1(Val) (adenine(37)-N6)-methyltransferase encodes MVNLQGDERLDYLLAEDLRIIQSPSVFSFSLDAVLLARFAYMPIRGGKIVDLCTGNGVIPLFMSARTKGKIIGIELQERLADMAQRSVVLNHLGEQITIKNGNVIGIAKDIGYELYDTVTCNPPYFPANEASARNKSDYYTIARHEVELTLDQAVKSASELLKQGGKAAFVHRPGRLLDIVTSMRQYRLEPKRIRFVYPKEGKEANTLLIEAIKDGKPDLKILPPLYVYRENGEYTEEVRQLLYGEE; translated from the coding sequence ATTGTGAACCTACAAGGCGATGAACGACTAGATTATTTATTGGCAGAGGACTTGCGCATCATTCAGAGTCCTTCTGTTTTTTCCTTTTCCTTAGACGCGGTGCTATTGGCGCGTTTTGCCTACATGCCGATTCGTGGAGGAAAGATTGTGGATTTGTGTACGGGTAATGGTGTAATCCCACTATTCATGAGCGCCCGAACGAAAGGCAAGATTATCGGTATTGAATTGCAAGAGCGTCTAGCAGATATGGCGCAAAGAAGTGTAGTGCTTAACCATTTAGGAGAGCAAATCACGATTAAAAATGGAAATGTTATCGGTATTGCAAAAGACATAGGCTACGAATTGTACGATACAGTTACATGCAATCCACCTTATTTCCCGGCCAATGAAGCAAGTGCTAGAAATAAAAGTGATTATTATACAATTGCTAGACATGAAGTGGAGCTAACGCTCGATCAAGCCGTCAAGTCTGCAAGTGAGTTGTTGAAGCAGGGCGGGAAAGCTGCATTTGTTCATCGTCCTGGTAGGCTTCTCGATATCGTTACATCAATGAGACAGTACCGTTTAGAACCAAAGCGCATTCGTTTTGTTTACCCGAAAGAAGGAAAAGAAGCGAATACACTTTTAATCGAAGCCATTAAGGATGGGAAACCTGATCTGAAAATCCTTCCACCTTTATACGTCTACCGCGAAAATGGAGAGTATACAGAAGAAGTGAGGCAGTTATTGTATGGAGAAGAATGA
- a CDS encoding GIY-YIG nuclease family protein yields the protein MEKNEHFFYVLTCNDGSYYAGYTNDLERRLRVHNEGKGAKYTRGRLPVQYIYKESFETQRQAMQAEYQFKQLTRKQKEHFLKKERST from the coding sequence ATGGAGAAGAATGAACACTTTTTCTATGTACTAACATGTAATGATGGATCGTATTATGCGGGGTACACGAATGATTTAGAACGTCGCTTGCGTGTACATAATGAAGGAAAAGGTGCAAAGTATACAAGAGGTCGCTTACCGGTACAATATATTTATAAAGAATCGTTTGAAACACAGCGACAAGCAATGCAAGCGGAATATCAATTTAAGCAATTAACTCGAAAACAAAAAGAGCACTTTCTAAAAAAGGAGCGATCCACATGA
- the rsmI gene encoding 16S rRNA (cytidine(1402)-2'-O)-methyltransferase — protein MTSQKSAETTDLGKLFIVGTPIGNLEDMTFRAVRILQEVDYIAAEDTRNTIKLCNHFEIQTQMISYHEHNTRVAGDKIIELLQDGKDIAIVSDAGMPCISDPGADLVELAIEHGVAVVPVPGPNAAVTALVASGITPQPFLFYGFLSRQKKELKTQLEKLQGYEETLLFYEAPHRLKQTLRGLAEQFGNERKIVMARELTKRFEELLRGTLAEAVEWAETNEVRGEFCLVVEGNQHVQHTVATAWWTDLSMKEHVEHVIEEKAIRSKDAIKEVAEAREVSKRDVYQAYHVE, from the coding sequence ATTACATCTCAAAAAAGTGCCGAAACTACAGATCTAGGGAAGCTGTTCATTGTAGGCACACCAATCGGCAATCTGGAAGACATGACATTCCGTGCCGTCCGGATCTTACAAGAAGTAGATTATATCGCGGCAGAAGATACACGTAATACAATCAAACTATGTAATCATTTTGAGATTCAAACACAAATGATCAGCTATCACGAACATAATACGCGGGTGGCTGGGGATAAGATTATAGAACTACTTCAAGATGGGAAGGATATTGCTATTGTCAGTGATGCCGGAATGCCATGTATTTCAGATCCAGGCGCAGATCTTGTGGAACTGGCGATTGAACACGGAGTTGCTGTTGTTCCTGTTCCAGGACCGAACGCAGCGGTTACAGCGTTGGTAGCCTCAGGCATTACACCGCAACCATTTCTATTCTATGGGTTTTTATCACGGCAAAAGAAGGAATTGAAGACACAGCTTGAGAAATTGCAAGGCTATGAGGAGACATTGTTGTTTTACGAAGCTCCACATCGTCTAAAACAAACATTACGTGGTTTAGCGGAACAATTTGGTAATGAACGAAAGATTGTTATGGCACGTGAATTGACGAAACGATTTGAAGAGTTGTTGAGAGGGACGCTTGCAGAAGCAGTAGAATGGGCTGAAACGAATGAAGTCAGAGGTGAGTTTTGCTTAGTTGTGGAAGGAAATCAACATGTACAACACACTGTTGCAACTGCCTGGTGGACAGACTTGTCTATGAAGGAGCACGTAGAACATGTAATAGAAGAAAAAGCGATTCGTTCGAAGGATGCTATCAAGGAAGTAGCGGAAGCACGTGAAGTAAGTAAACGGGATGTCTATCAAGCATATCACGTAGAATAA
- a CDS encoding AbrB/MazE/SpoVT family DNA-binding domain-containing protein has protein sequence MKSTGIVRKVDELGHVVIPIELRRTLGIEQKDALEIYVDDDKIILKKYLPNMTCSITGEVSDDNLRLIDGKLILSPEGAKQLMDEIQNKIN, from the coding sequence ATGAAGTCTACTGGAATTGTAAGGAAAGTTGACGAGCTAGGCCACGTTGTAATCCCGATTGAACTGCGTCGCACGCTTGGTATTGAGCAAAAAGACGCGTTAGAAATATACGTGGACGATGACAAAATTATCTTGAAAAAGTACTTGCCTAATATGACATGTTCTATTACTGGAGAAGTATCAGACGATAATCTTCGTTTGATCGACGGTAAGCTAATTTTGAGTCCTGAAGGCGCAAAACAATTGATGGATGAAATTCAAAACAAAATCAATTAA
- the metG gene encoding methionine--tRNA ligase, whose amino-acid sequence MKVHIKYLEELHVENQSKTFYITTPIYYPSGKFHIGTAYTTIASDAMARYKRLRGYDVRFLTGMDEHGQKIQEKAEEEGLSPIKYVDGIADVAKDLWKLMDITYDDLIRTTEDRHKTVVEKIFKKFLDNGDIYKGKYEGWKCVPCESYFTESQLVDGNCPDCGRPVHRVEEESYFFNMKKYADRLLAYYEENPTFIEPESRKNEMINNFIKPGLEDLSVSRMSFDWGIKVPGDPKHVIYVWVDALTNYITALGYMSDDESLFNKYWPADVHVVGKDIVRFHTIYWPIFLMALDLPLPKKVFAHGFIMMKDGKMSKSKGNVVYPEMLVERYGLDATRYFLLRELPFGQDGVFSPEAFVERINYDLANDLGNLLNRTISMINKYFDGEILTKDLVPTEFDAPLRDMIQHTVKKYETSMEKMQFSVVLSDVWALISRTNKYIDETSPWVLAKSEEDRMKLASVMYHLALSLHHTAILLQPFMTNAPKQMIEQLGLTEDSLNWASLDEGYAIPAGTKVIKKGVPIFPRLETEVEVEYIRQQMAITAPAEVEEKVEEVKEETNEITFEAFMNVDMRVATVTACEKMPKADKLLKLQVDLGYEQRQVVSGIAQHYSAEDVVGMKVIVVANLKPVKLRGELSQGMILAGEKDGVLKLATVDPSLENGAQVK is encoded by the coding sequence ATGAAAGTACACATCAAATATTTGGAGGAATTACACGTGGAGAATCAATCTAAAACATTTTATATTACAACACCCATTTATTATCCAAGTGGGAAATTTCATATAGGAACGGCATATACAACAATCGCTTCTGACGCTATGGCGCGTTATAAGCGTTTGCGCGGATATGACGTCAGATTCCTAACTGGAATGGACGAGCATGGACAGAAGATCCAAGAAAAGGCAGAAGAAGAAGGTCTATCGCCCATTAAATATGTTGACGGTATTGCAGACGTTGCGAAGGACCTATGGAAACTGATGGATATCACGTACGATGACTTAATCCGTACAACAGAAGATCGTCACAAGACAGTCGTTGAAAAGATATTCAAGAAATTCCTTGATAATGGAGACATTTATAAAGGAAAGTATGAAGGATGGAAATGCGTGCCATGTGAATCATACTTTACCGAGTCGCAACTTGTTGACGGGAATTGTCCGGACTGCGGCCGCCCCGTTCACCGCGTAGAAGAAGAGTCGTACTTCTTCAACATGAAGAAATACGCAGACCGCTTACTTGCGTATTATGAAGAGAATCCTACATTTATTGAACCAGAATCACGCAAAAATGAAATGATCAATAACTTCATTAAACCTGGACTTGAGGATTTATCCGTTTCTCGTATGTCATTTGACTGGGGAATTAAAGTGCCTGGAGATCCAAAGCACGTTATTTACGTATGGGTCGATGCATTGACAAATTATATTACTGCTCTTGGTTATATGTCCGATGACGAATCTTTATTCAATAAATACTGGCCAGCGGATGTTCATGTAGTAGGGAAAGATATTGTTCGTTTCCATACAATCTATTGGCCGATATTCTTGATGGCACTTGATCTTCCTTTGCCAAAAAAGGTATTTGCACATGGATTCATCATGATGAAAGACGGCAAAATGTCTAAATCTAAAGGTAATGTAGTGTATCCAGAAATGCTCGTTGAACGCTATGGCCTCGATGCTACACGTTATTTCTTGCTTCGTGAATTACCGTTCGGACAAGATGGTGTATTCTCACCGGAGGCATTTGTCGAGCGTATTAACTATGACTTAGCGAATGATTTAGGAAACTTATTAAACCGAACCATCTCCATGATCAATAAATACTTCGATGGAGAAATTTTAACAAAGGATCTTGTGCCGACGGAGTTTGATGCGCCGTTACGTGATATGATTCAGCATACGGTGAAGAAATATGAGACTTCTATGGAAAAAATGCAGTTTAGTGTCGTACTTTCTGACGTGTGGGCATTGATTTCCCGCACAAATAAGTATATTGATGAGACATCTCCATGGGTATTGGCAAAATCAGAAGAAGATCGCATGAAACTAGCGTCCGTTATGTATCATTTAGCATTATCTCTTCATCATACAGCAATACTCTTGCAGCCATTCATGACAAACGCGCCTAAACAAATGATAGAACAACTGGGTCTCACTGAAGATTCATTGAACTGGGCTTCATTAGATGAAGGCTATGCTATTCCTGCAGGTACAAAAGTTATCAAAAAAGGTGTTCCCATCTTCCCGCGTCTTGAAACAGAAGTAGAAGTTGAATATATTCGTCAGCAAATGGCGATTACGGCACCTGCTGAAGTAGAAGAGAAGGTAGAAGAAGTGAAAGAAGAAACAAATGAAATTACGTTTGAGGCATTCATGAATGTAGATATGCGTGTAGCAACTGTCACAGCATGCGAAAAAATGCCGAAAGCTGACAAGTTGTTGAAGTTGCAAGTGGACTTGGGTTACGAGCAACGTCAAGTCGTGTCTGGTATTGCGCAACATTACAGCGCTGAAGACGTAGTAGGCATGAAAGTAATAGTTGTTGCGAATTTGAAGCCGGTTAAACTGCGTGGAGAATTATCACAAGGTATGATCTTGGCGGGCGAAAAAGACGGTGTGTTAAAACTTGCAACAGTCGATCCTTCATTAGAGAACGGCGCACAAGTAAAATAA
- a CDS encoding TatD family hydrolase: protein MFIDTHVHLNADQYEEDVEEVIQRAIDANVEKMVVVGFDTKTINKAMELVEQYPFIYGVIGWHPVDAIDCTESDLQWIKELAAHPKVVGIGETGLDYHWDKSPKDIQQEVFRKQIQLAKEVDLPIIIHNRDATGDVVRILQEENAAEVGGIMHCYGGSVETAKQCIDMNFFISLGGPVTFKNARMPKEVATQIPLDKLLIETDAPYLAPHPYRGKRNEPSYVPLVAEEIARLKEVSVEEVAKQTTANALQLFKIQ from the coding sequence ATGTTTATTGATACACATGTTCACTTAAATGCAGATCAATACGAAGAAGACGTGGAAGAAGTCATTCAACGTGCAATTGATGCAAACGTAGAAAAGATGGTTGTAGTTGGGTTTGATACAAAAACTATCAACAAGGCCATGGAATTAGTAGAACAATATCCATTCATCTATGGCGTTATTGGCTGGCATCCTGTTGATGCAATAGATTGCACAGAAAGCGATCTACAATGGATCAAGGAATTAGCAGCGCATCCAAAGGTGGTCGGAATCGGAGAAACCGGTCTCGATTATCACTGGGATAAATCGCCGAAAGACATACAGCAAGAAGTATTTCGCAAACAAATACAGTTGGCTAAAGAAGTAGATTTGCCAATCATCATTCATAACCGCGACGCAACAGGCGATGTAGTTCGCATTCTACAAGAAGAAAATGCGGCGGAAGTCGGAGGGATCATGCATTGTTACGGCGGCAGCGTGGAAACAGCTAAACAATGTATAGATATGAACTTCTTCATCTCGCTAGGTGGACCTGTAACATTTAAAAATGCTAGAATGCCGAAAGAAGTAGCGACACAGATTCCGCTTGACAAGCTACTGATCGAAACGGATGCACCATACTTAGCGCCGCATCCTTATCGAGGGAAACGTAATGAACCTTCTTATGTACCACTGGTGGCAGAAGAAATTGCCCGCTTAAAGGAAGTATCGGTTGAGGAAGTAGCCAAACAAACGACTGCAAATGCATTACAACTGTTTAAGATTCAGTGA